One genomic window of Bacillus mycoides includes the following:
- a CDS encoding YjjG family noncanonical pyrimidine nucleotidase produces the protein MKKYKTLLFDVDDTLLDFQKAEKIALRMLFEEKGLLLTDEIEDRYKKINKSLWDSFEKGEIARNEIINTRFSILFKEYGEEVDGILVENNYRSYLEEGNQLMQGAFEFINQIQSKYDLYIVTNGISKTQDKRLRNAGLHSLFKDIFVSEDTGFQKPMREYFDYVFERIPNFASEEGLIIGDSLSADIKGGYVAGIDTCWFNPEKKSNDSEIMPTYEVHNFEELYALLKQHV, from the coding sequence ATGAAAAAATATAAAACATTGCTATTTGATGTAGATGATACGTTACTAGATTTTCAAAAGGCTGAGAAAATCGCTTTACGGATGCTTTTTGAAGAGAAGGGGCTTCTTTTAACCGATGAAATAGAGGATCGTTATAAAAAAATAAATAAAAGCCTTTGGGATTCTTTTGAAAAAGGTGAAATAGCGCGAAATGAAATTATAAATACACGATTTTCCATTTTGTTTAAAGAGTACGGGGAAGAAGTAGATGGAATATTAGTCGAAAATAATTATCGCAGCTACTTAGAAGAAGGAAACCAACTCATGCAAGGTGCGTTTGAATTTATAAATCAAATTCAAAGTAAGTACGATTTATATATAGTGACAAACGGTATTTCTAAAACGCAAGATAAACGTTTGCGTAATGCAGGATTACATTCATTGTTTAAAGATATTTTTGTTTCTGAAGACACGGGATTCCAAAAGCCGATGAGAGAGTATTTTGATTATGTTTTTGAACGTATTCCTAACTTCGCTTCTGAAGAAGGGCTTATTATTGGTGATTCGTTAAGCGCCGATATTAAAGGTGGATATGTAGCAGGAATTGATACTTGTTGGTTTAATCCAGAAAAGAAATCAAATGATAGCGAGATTATGCCAACATATGAAGTGCATAATTTTGAAGAATTATACGCACTATTAAAGCAGCATGTGTAA
- a CDS encoding transcriptional regulator YeiL, which produces MKISKNEKEIYQHMQIHQFHTLFSFNVLPYVELHSFQKKEMICNEGIDLPYLYYLISGKAKIYMSHKNGKVSLINFIQAPSFIGELGLIGVESVTKAVEVIEDCICLALPLKDCQHLLLQDATFLQKLCRFIGEKTITRTENYAKNYSYPFENRLAAFILLTEQNNCYTEKHTEASEYLNVSYRHLLYVLNQFCQQNYLKKEGRTYYIQNRIQLEKLADELKI; this is translated from the coding sequence ATGAAAATCAGCAAAAATGAGAAAGAAATTTATCAACACATGCAAATTCACCAATTTCATACTCTTTTTTCCTTTAATGTCTTACCATATGTAGAGCTGCATTCTTTTCAAAAGAAAGAGATGATCTGTAATGAGGGAATCGACCTCCCTTATCTCTATTACTTAATTTCTGGGAAAGCCAAAATATATATGAGTCACAAAAACGGAAAGGTTTCATTAATTAACTTTATTCAAGCACCTTCGTTCATTGGGGAATTAGGATTAATTGGCGTAGAATCCGTTACGAAAGCGGTTGAGGTAATTGAAGATTGTATTTGCTTAGCGCTTCCCCTTAAAGATTGTCAGCATCTTTTATTGCAAGATGCTACCTTTCTACAGAAACTATGCAGATTTATTGGAGAAAAAACAATTACCAGAACGGAAAATTACGCCAAAAACTATAGTTATCCGTTTGAAAATCGATTAGCTGCGTTTATTCTATTAACGGAACAAAATAATTGCTATACAGAAAAACATACTGAGGCCTCAGAATACTTAAACGTCAGCTATCGCCATCTTTTATATGTATTAAACCAGTTTTGCCAGCAAAACTACTTAAAAAAAGAAGGAAGAACCTATTACATACAAAATCGAATTCAATTAGAGAAACTGGCTGACGAACTTAAAATATAA
- a CDS encoding FMN-dependent NADH-azoreductase, with translation MATVLFVKANNRPAEQAVSVKLYEAFLANYKEAHPNDTVVELDLYKEELPYVGVDMINGTFKASRGFDLTEEEAKVVAVADKYLNQFLEADKVVFGFPLWNLTIPAVLHTYIDYLNRAGKTFKYTPEGPVGLIGDKKIALLNARGGVYSEGPAAEVEMAVKYVASMMGFFGATNMETVVIEGHNQFPDKAEEIITAGLEEAAKVASKF, from the coding sequence ATGGCAACAGTTTTATTTGTAAAAGCAAACAACCGCCCAGCGGAACAAGCAGTTAGTGTGAAATTATACGAGGCATTTTTAGCAAACTATAAAGAAGCACATCCAAATGATACAGTAGTAGAACTTGATTTATATAAAGAAGAATTACCATATGTAGGCGTAGATATGATTAATGGTACATTCAAAGCAAGTAGAGGATTTGATTTAACAGAAGAAGAAGCAAAAGTGGTAGCAGTAGCTGATAAGTATTTAAATCAATTCTTAGAAGCTGATAAAGTAGTTTTCGGTTTCCCATTATGGAACTTAACGATTCCGGCCGTATTACACACGTATATTGATTACTTAAACCGCGCTGGTAAAACGTTTAAATATACACCAGAAGGTCCAGTTGGGCTTATTGGAGATAAGAAGATTGCTTTATTAAATGCACGCGGCGGCGTATATTCTGAAGGTCCAGCAGCTGAAGTAGAAATGGCTGTTAAATACGTAGCAAGCATGATGGGCTTCTTCGGCGCAACAAACATGGAAACAGTAGTTATCGAAGGACATAACCAATTCCCAGATAAAGCAGAAGAAATCATTACAGCAGGTCTTGAAGAAGCGGCTAAAGTAGCAAGTAAATTTTAA
- a CDS encoding response regulator, with translation MKIKVLLVDDHTVVLKGLAFFLSTQEDLELVGEANNGKEALVKVGETNPDVVLMDLYMPEMDGVEATACIKKEYPNVKVIVLTSFSDQAHVLPALKAGASGYILKDVEPDQLVEAIRSAYKGNIQLHPDIANALLSQTLPEEEKEEEHFIHVDVLTARENEVLQLLAKGMSNKEIASVLVITEKTVKAHMSSILSKLHLSDRTQAALYAVKNGIV, from the coding sequence GTGAAAATAAAAGTATTGTTAGTTGATGATCACACAGTTGTTTTAAAAGGATTGGCATTTTTTCTGAGTACACAGGAAGATTTAGAGTTAGTTGGAGAAGCAAATAATGGGAAAGAAGCATTAGTGAAAGTAGGAGAAACAAATCCTGATGTTGTATTAATGGATTTATACATGCCCGAAATGGATGGCGTTGAGGCGACGGCATGTATCAAAAAAGAATATCCGAATGTGAAAGTAATTGTATTAACTAGTTTTTCTGATCAGGCACATGTTTTACCAGCATTAAAGGCGGGAGCAAGCGGGTATATTCTAAAAGATGTAGAACCAGATCAACTTGTTGAAGCGATTCGCAGTGCGTACAAAGGGAATATACAACTACATCCAGATATAGCAAACGCGCTTCTTTCCCAAACATTACCAGAGGAAGAGAAAGAAGAGGAACACTTCATTCATGTAGACGTATTAACAGCTAGGGAAAATGAAGTGTTACAACTGTTAGCAAAAGGGATGAGCAATAAAGAAATTGCTTCTGTTTTAGTTATTACAGAAAAAACGGTAAAAGCTCATATGAGTAGTATTTTGAGTAAGTTACATTTATCCGATCGCACACAAGCAGCATTATATGCAGTGAAAAATGGAATTGTATAA
- a CDS encoding GAF domain-containing sensor histidine kinase, which produces MFRDNRTNELVILKEIAETLNTSNDTYHVLQAVLEKLLSVTGLTTGWIFLADENGRYTKLIDYQLPEALTYENKRPMCEGECWCLRGFVDGKLERAVNIIECKRINNAIEYNWGDTEGILHHATVPLKAGGEKIGVLNVASPGKTHFSEEELVLLQSVAFQIGTALKRTKLYENEKRRAHYYVKLERFIQALKTIHKFNVLPEKVVNHVGEVFQWNQVAFFIREETELSLRASYGQEELQDDVKEAAKKALEKDEPVLLKRQIGHIVHPNRAVIATPIHIQSHMFGVLCVSSNNGEFDVNTIDVMQALSNHISLIIENLRLNVQRRELVRMEERNRLARDLHDSVSQKLFSLTFMTKGAEAVLKGQNEKVDSSLYEMRELAQGALKEMRTLIWQLRPAGLEKGLLPALKQYGESLGLKIREQVTGVRDLPRVVEEALWRIGQESLNNVSKHANVREATIYFKVTEKNVSLEIIDQGNGFEEKDIKEKKSLGMTMMRERVELVGGTIKIVSDKKRTSVKVNVPL; this is translated from the coding sequence ATGTTTCGAGATAATCGTACAAATGAATTAGTTATATTAAAAGAAATTGCAGAAACGCTAAATACATCAAATGATACCTACCATGTATTGCAAGCGGTCCTAGAAAAATTACTAAGTGTAACAGGTTTAACGACAGGATGGATTTTTCTTGCGGATGAAAATGGGAGGTATACAAAGTTAATTGATTATCAGTTACCAGAGGCACTTACATATGAAAATAAACGCCCAATGTGTGAAGGTGAGTGTTGGTGTTTACGTGGTTTTGTAGATGGGAAGCTAGAGCGCGCGGTTAATATTATTGAATGTAAAAGAATTAATAATGCAATTGAATATAATTGGGGAGATACGGAAGGAATTCTTCATCATGCTACGGTTCCTTTAAAGGCCGGAGGGGAAAAAATCGGGGTATTAAATGTTGCAAGCCCAGGTAAAACACATTTTTCAGAAGAAGAATTGGTTTTGCTCCAATCCGTTGCTTTTCAAATCGGGACGGCTTTAAAGCGAACCAAATTATATGAAAATGAAAAACGAAGAGCACATTATTATGTGAAATTGGAACGTTTTATTCAAGCGTTAAAAACGATTCATAAGTTTAATGTATTACCTGAGAAGGTGGTAAATCACGTGGGTGAAGTATTTCAATGGAATCAAGTGGCGTTTTTTATTAGAGAAGAAACAGAATTATCTTTGCGAGCGTCTTATGGTCAGGAAGAGTTACAGGACGATGTGAAAGAAGCAGCAAAGAAGGCATTAGAAAAAGATGAGCCTGTTTTATTAAAACGTCAAATTGGTCATATTGTACATCCAAATAGGGCCGTTATCGCTACGCCAATACATATTCAAAGTCATATGTTTGGTGTCTTGTGTGTTAGTTCAAATAATGGAGAGTTTGATGTTAATACAATAGATGTAATGCAAGCTCTATCGAATCATATTTCGTTAATAATAGAGAATTTAAGATTAAATGTGCAACGCCGTGAACTTGTACGGATGGAAGAAAGAAATCGGTTAGCAAGAGATTTACATGACTCAGTTTCACAAAAATTATTTTCATTAACTTTTATGACAAAGGGTGCTGAAGCTGTTTTAAAAGGCCAAAATGAAAAGGTAGATAGTTCTTTGTATGAGATGCGTGAACTAGCGCAAGGTGCTTTGAAAGAAATGAGGACCTTGATTTGGCAGCTTCGTCCGGCAGGATTAGAGAAGGGGTTATTACCAGCTCTAAAGCAATATGGCGAAAGTTTGGGATTGAAAATTCGGGAACAGGTTACTGGTGTTCGTGATTTGCCACGCGTAGTAGAGGAAGCGCTATGGCGAATTGGACAAGAATCTTTAAATAACGTAAGTAAGCATGCGAATGTACGAGAAGCGACGATTTATTTCAAGGTGACGGAGAAAAATGTATCATTAGAAATAATCGATCAAGGAAACGGCTTTGAAGAAAAGGATATAAAAGAGAAGAAATCGCTTGGTATGACTATGATGCGTGAAAGAGTAGAATTAGTTGGTGGAACAATTAAAATTGTAAGTGATAAGAAAAGAACAAGTGTAAAAGTAAATGTACCATTATGA
- the pdxK gene encoding pyridoxine/pyridoxal/pyridoxamine kinase has translation MTLNKALTIAGSDTSGGAGIQADLKTFQELGVYGMTSLTTIVTMDPHNGWAHNVFPIAASTLKPQLETTIEGVGVDALKTGMLGSVEIIEMVAETIEKHNFENVVVDPVMVCKGADEALHPETNDCLRDVLVPKALVVTPNLFEAYQLSGVKINSLDDMKEAAKKIHALGAKYVLIKGGSKLGTETAIDVLYDGETFDLLESEKIDTTNTHGAGCTYSAAITAELAKGKTVKEAVKTAKEFITAAIRHSFKINEYVGPTHHGAYRKFVAPKELV, from the coding sequence ATGACATTAAATAAGGCACTTACAATCGCTGGTTCTGACACAAGTGGCGGTGCTGGTATACAAGCAGATTTAAAAACATTCCAAGAACTTGGCGTATATGGAATGACATCTCTTACAACAATCGTAACAATGGACCCACATAACGGTTGGGCACATAACGTATTCCCAATTGCGGCTTCTACATTAAAACCACAATTAGAAACAACAATTGAAGGTGTTGGCGTAGATGCTTTAAAAACAGGTATGCTTGGATCAGTAGAAATTATCGAAATGGTTGCAGAAACAATTGAAAAGCACAATTTCGAAAATGTAGTAGTTGATCCTGTTATGGTATGTAAAGGAGCTGACGAAGCATTACATCCTGAAACGAATGATTGCTTACGTGACGTTCTTGTCCCAAAAGCATTAGTTGTAACGCCAAACTTATTTGAAGCATATCAATTAAGTGGTGTGAAAATTAATTCTCTTGACGACATGAAAGAAGCTGCAAAAAAAATCCACGCTTTAGGTGCTAAATACGTACTGATTAAAGGTGGTAGCAAACTAGGCACAGAAACTGCTATTGATGTGTTATATGACGGCGAAACATTCGATCTTCTAGAATCAGAAAAGATCGATACGACAAATACACACGGTGCAGGTTGTACATATTCTGCTGCAATTACAGCAGAACTTGCAAAAGGAAAAACTGTGAAAGAAGCAGTAAAAACCGCGAAAGAATTCATCACAGCTGCAATTCGTCATTCATTTAAGATCAACGAATACGTAGGACCAACACATCACGGTGCATATCGCAAATTCGTTGCACCGAAAGAACTTGTCTAA
- a CDS encoding GGDEF domain-containing protein has product MFRDLFVNMTIILSFIFVGAQLLRDKPLKEGFSFWQKCLVGILTGILSILLMHFGVHIENIMLDLRYLAVILAVIIGGPIASSITVMIILITRIIFTEYSLASELAGYTIVAIGIGVTLIWRMKISIFTKWIWFNVYSLSILILPLYILFKDIYVVVLYLVCCIVAAYITFVSASYVLQSNELFQKMKHYATIDALTNLGNVRQFDLEMNRHIGNKYMKNDSLCLLLIDIDHFKYVNDTYGHPAGDEVLKQVGRILLENAPFPNLVFRKGGEEFALLLPKKRLAFGTRIGEQIRLAVENHSFQLKNGKKIKITISVGISEYKKSPDQFIQSADDALYYSKRNGRNKVSSAS; this is encoded by the coding sequence ATGTTCAGAGATCTATTTGTAAATATGACAATCATTCTTTCCTTTATCTTTGTAGGTGCTCAGCTTTTAAGAGATAAGCCGTTAAAAGAAGGGTTCTCTTTTTGGCAGAAATGTTTGGTCGGTATTTTAACTGGAATATTAAGTATATTATTGATGCATTTTGGTGTACATATTGAAAATATTATGTTGGATTTACGTTATTTAGCAGTTATTTTGGCAGTTATAATTGGTGGCCCAATAGCTAGTAGTATAACAGTTATGATCATTTTAATAACTCGGATAATTTTTACTGAGTACTCTTTAGCCTCTGAATTGGCCGGATATACTATCGTGGCAATAGGGATTGGCGTTACCCTCATTTGGCGGATGAAGATTTCTATATTTACAAAATGGATATGGTTTAACGTGTACAGTTTGTCTATTTTAATACTACCACTCTATATTTTATTTAAGGATATATATGTAGTGGTATTATATTTAGTTTGTTGTATTGTAGCAGCATACATCACATTTGTAAGTGCAAGTTACGTATTGCAATCCAATGAATTGTTTCAAAAGATGAAGCATTATGCAACGATAGATGCATTAACGAATCTAGGAAATGTAAGGCAGTTTGATTTAGAGATGAATCGCCATATTGGTAACAAGTATATGAAAAATGATTCACTTTGTTTATTACTTATCGATATTGATCACTTTAAGTATGTAAATGATACGTATGGACATCCTGCTGGGGATGAGGTATTAAAACAAGTGGGGCGTATTTTGTTAGAGAATGCACCATTCCCAAATTTAGTCTTTCGAAAGGGTGGCGAAGAGTTTGCTCTGTTGTTACCAAAAAAGAGATTAGCATTTGGAACTCGTATAGGGGAACAAATTCGACTAGCCGTTGAAAATCATTCATTCCAACTGAAAAATGGAAAAAAAATTAAAATCACAATTTCTGTCGGAATTTCAGAGTATAAAAAATCACCTGATCAATTTATTCAATCAGCGGATGATGCATTATATTATTCAAAAAGAAATGGTAGAAACAAGGTTAGTTCAGCATCATAG
- a CDS encoding YbdD/YjiX family protein gives MLKNLRNVWGKRKQFISLLVGVPSYETYVNHMKVHHPEEKILCQKQFFAEAQEARFNAKGGKISRCC, from the coding sequence ATGCTTAAAAATTTACGGAACGTATGGGGAAAGAGAAAGCAATTTATTAGTTTACTTGTTGGAGTTCCAAGTTATGAAACGTATGTAAATCACATGAAAGTACATCATCCAGAAGAGAAAATTCTATGTCAAAAGCAATTTTTTGCTGAGGCACAAGAAGCTAGATTTAATGCAAAAGGCGGAAAGATATCGCGATGTTGTTAA
- the cstA gene encoding carbon starvation protein CstA: MKILKSILLWGVIAALGASAFGVIALSQGETINAVWLLVAAVSVYAIAYRFYSRFIARKVFGLDNNRQTPAHTLNDGKDYVPTNKWVLFGHHFAAIAGAGPLVGPILAAQMGYLPGTIWIIVGVVIAGAVQDFVILFASMRRNGKSLGEMIKDEIGPVTGLIAMIGILGIMIILLAVLALVVVKALVGSPWGMFTIAATIPIAILMGVYMRYIRPGRVGEGSVIGIVLLILSLIGGQYVAENPTLASMFTFSGETIAIMLIVYGFIASALPVWMLLAPRDYLSTFLKIGTILGLAIGILVVAPDLKMPAVSQFIDGTGPVFSGNLFPFLFITIACGAVSGFHALVSSGTTPKMIEQEGHAKPIGYGAMLMESFVAAMAMIAACVLTPGTYFAINSPAALIGTDVSQAAQVISSWGFAITPNELKDLAVNVGEQTILSRTGGAPTLAIGMAYIFSQVMGGTAMMAFWYHFAILFEALFILTTIDAGTRVGRFMIQDILGHVYKPFAKTDSTLANVIATTLCVLGWGYFLYQGVIDPLGGINTLWPLFGIANQMLAGIALLLGTTILFKMGKKAYVWVTLIPTVGLLIVTMTAGYQKLFHENPKIGFLSHAKVFQGALDDGKVLAPAKNFAQMKQIILNDYIDAALCGIFMIVVIAVLISALRIWIQVLRNKPMPLKEAPYIPRDESESRNYA; this comes from the coding sequence GTGAAAATATTGAAGTCAATTTTACTTTGGGGAGTTATTGCAGCGCTAGGAGCATCTGCTTTTGGTGTAATAGCGTTATCGCAAGGTGAGACAATTAATGCTGTATGGCTATTAGTTGCTGCTGTATCAGTGTATGCGATTGCGTATCGCTTTTATAGTAGATTTATAGCGAGGAAAGTTTTTGGTCTAGATAATAATAGACAAACACCTGCTCATACGTTAAACGATGGCAAGGATTATGTTCCGACAAATAAATGGGTTTTATTCGGACATCACTTTGCAGCGATTGCAGGGGCTGGTCCTTTAGTAGGACCGATTTTGGCGGCGCAGATGGGGTATTTACCTGGGACAATTTGGATTATTGTTGGGGTAGTTATTGCTGGAGCTGTACAGGATTTTGTAATTTTATTTGCTTCAATGAGACGTAATGGTAAATCATTAGGAGAAATGATTAAAGATGAGATTGGTCCTGTTACAGGATTAATTGCAATGATTGGTATTTTAGGTATTATGATCATTTTATTAGCGGTATTAGCTTTAGTAGTTGTGAAGGCGCTTGTTGGAAGCCCATGGGGAATGTTTACAATCGCAGCAACGATTCCAATTGCTATTTTAATGGGAGTTTACATGCGTTACATTAGGCCAGGGCGAGTAGGAGAAGGATCAGTAATCGGTATTGTTCTGCTAATCTTATCTCTTATTGGAGGACAATATGTAGCAGAAAATCCAACGCTTGCAAGTATGTTTACTTTTAGTGGTGAGACAATTGCTATTATGCTTATTGTATATGGATTTATTGCATCGGCATTACCGGTTTGGATGTTATTAGCACCACGTGATTATTTAAGTACATTTTTAAAAATAGGGACGATACTTGGGTTAGCAATCGGTATTTTAGTTGTAGCACCAGATTTAAAAATGCCAGCAGTTTCGCAATTTATCGACGGGACAGGTCCTGTTTTCTCCGGCAATTTATTCCCGTTCTTATTTATTACGATTGCCTGTGGTGCAGTGTCTGGATTCCATGCTCTCGTTTCATCTGGTACGACGCCAAAAATGATTGAACAAGAAGGCCACGCAAAGCCAATCGGTTATGGAGCAATGTTAATGGAATCGTTTGTAGCAGCGATGGCAATGATTGCAGCTTGTGTATTAACACCAGGAACTTATTTTGCAATTAATAGTCCTGCAGCACTTATCGGCACGGATGTATCGCAGGCAGCTCAAGTTATTTCTTCATGGGGATTTGCTATTACACCGAATGAATTAAAAGATCTTGCTGTTAATGTCGGAGAACAGACCATTTTATCACGTACAGGTGGTGCACCCACATTAGCAATTGGTATGGCTTATATATTTTCGCAAGTAATGGGCGGAACGGCGATGATGGCATTTTGGTACCATTTTGCTATTCTTTTTGAAGCACTATTTATTTTAACAACGATTGATGCGGGAACACGCGTAGGGCGATTTATGATTCAAGACATTTTAGGTCATGTATATAAGCCGTTTGCGAAAACAGATTCAACATTAGCAAATGTGATAGCTACAACACTATGTGTACTAGGATGGGGGTATTTCTTATACCAAGGGGTAATAGATCCGCTTGGTGGAATTAATACATTATGGCCACTTTTCGGTATTGCAAACCAAATGTTAGCAGGTATTGCATTATTACTTGGAACGACAATCTTGTTCAAAATGGGAAAAAAGGCATATGTTTGGGTGACACTTATTCCAACTGTCGGATTGCTTATTGTAACAATGACAGCAGGTTATCAAAAGCTATTTCATGAAAATCCCAAAATAGGATTTCTATCACATGCGAAAGTATTCCAGGGAGCATTAGATGATGGGAAGGTATTAGCTCCAGCTAAAAATTTTGCGCAAATGAAACAAATTATTTTGAATGACTATATTGATGCAGCGCTTTGTGGAATTTTTATGATAGTTGTAATCGCTGTATTAATTTCTGCACTTCGAATTTGGATTCAAGTATTAAGAAATAAGCCGATGCCGTTAAAAGAGGCACCATATATTCCAAGGGATGAAAGTGAGTCGAGGAACTATGCTTAA
- a CDS encoding LytR/AlgR family response regulator transcription factor: MKILLIMGETEERRKLVENFTENIRNVECFEAETGTESLLIMKKHTPDFVFLNSQLMDGTGFEYSSLLREVNCYTKFIFIGEDIEEAITAFRFQAFYYLLRPFREEDLQFILYKMGKEQGEKAKSHLRKLPIEGHEGIRYIFPEDIVYVSKNKENKTVSIYTTNNQYISTYTLQELENKLNAYDFLRVHKSYLINMSYVQELKPYYNGTYNLHLDRYDEQPIPVSRNYVKRLRNKIEL; this comes from the coding sequence ATGAAAATCTTACTTATCATGGGAGAAACAGAAGAGCGAAGAAAATTAGTTGAGAACTTTACTGAAAACATTCGAAATGTAGAATGTTTTGAAGCGGAAACTGGAACAGAATCTTTGCTAATAATGAAAAAACATACACCTGATTTTGTTTTTTTAAATTCGCAATTAATGGATGGTACTGGTTTTGAATATTCGAGTTTGTTACGAGAAGTGAATTGTTATACGAAATTTATTTTTATTGGTGAGGATATAGAAGAGGCAATTACAGCTTTTCGTTTCCAAGCATTTTATTATTTATTACGACCATTTCGTGAAGAAGATTTACAGTTCATTTTATATAAAATGGGGAAAGAACAAGGTGAGAAAGCAAAGAGTCATTTGCGTAAATTGCCGATAGAAGGCCATGAGGGGATTAGATATATTTTCCCAGAAGATATTGTATATGTAAGTAAAAATAAGGAAAACAAAACCGTTTCAATTTATACAACGAATAATCAGTATATTTCAACATATACACTCCAAGAATTAGAAAATAAACTAAATGCATATGATTTTTTACGTGTACATAAAAGCTATTTAATTAATATGTCGTATGTACAAGAACTGAAACCTTATTATAATGGCACGTATAATTTGCATTTAGACAGGTACGATGAGCAACCGATTCCAGTAAGCCGCAATTATGTAAAACGACTTCGAAATAAAATTGAACTGTGA
- a CDS encoding MFS transporter, whose translation MSKVKEISKRKLLGIAGLGWLFDAMDVGMLSFVIVALQKEWGLSTQEMGWIGSINSIGMAVGALIFGILSDKIGRKSVFIITLLLFSIGSGLTALTTTLAMFLVLRFLIGMGLGGELPVASTLVSESVEAHERGKIVVLLESFWAGGWLIAALISYFVIPKYGWEVAMVLSAVPALYALYLRWNLPDSPRFQKVEKRPSVIENIKSVWSGEYRKATIMLWILWFCVVFSYYGMFLWLPSVMVLKGFSLIKSFQYVLIMTLAQLPGYFTAAWFIERLGRKFVLVTYLIGTACSAYVFGIADSLTALIVAGMLLSFFNLGAWGALYAYTPEQYPTTIRGTGAGMAAAFGRIGGILGPLLVGYLVASQASLSLIFTIFCGSILIGALAVIILGQETKQRELV comes from the coding sequence GTGAGCAAGGTAAAAGAAATTTCGAAGCGAAAGCTACTTGGTATAGCTGGACTTGGCTGGCTATTTGACGCAATGGATGTTGGAATGCTTTCATTTGTAATAGTGGCGTTGCAAAAAGAGTGGGGATTAAGTACTCAAGAGATGGGTTGGATAGGTAGTATTAACTCAATTGGTATGGCTGTAGGGGCGCTCATTTTTGGGATACTATCAGATAAAATAGGACGGAAATCGGTCTTTATTATTACATTATTACTATTTTCTATCGGTAGTGGCTTAACGGCTTTAACGACGACACTCGCGATGTTCCTCGTTTTACGCTTTTTAATTGGTATGGGACTTGGCGGGGAACTTCCAGTTGCATCTACCCTTGTATCGGAGAGTGTTGAAGCGCACGAACGTGGGAAAATAGTTGTACTATTAGAAAGCTTTTGGGCTGGTGGTTGGTTAATCGCAGCTCTTATCTCATATTTTGTTATTCCTAAATACGGTTGGGAAGTTGCTATGGTATTAAGTGCAGTTCCAGCGTTATATGCTTTATATTTAAGATGGAATTTACCCGATTCTCCAAGGTTCCAAAAGGTTGAAAAAAGGCCATCTGTTATTGAAAATATAAAATCGGTTTGGTCTGGAGAATATCGTAAAGCAACAATTATGTTATGGATTCTATGGTTTTGTGTTGTCTTTTCCTATTATGGAATGTTCCTTTGGTTACCTAGTGTAATGGTACTAAAAGGCTTTAGTTTAATAAAAAGTTTTCAGTACGTACTTATTATGACTTTAGCTCAACTTCCAGGATATTTCACAGCTGCATGGTTTATTGAACGTCTTGGTCGCAAATTTGTATTGGTTACGTATTTAATTGGTACAGCATGTAGTGCTTATGTGTTCGGAATTGCGGATTCATTAACAGCATTAATAGTGGCGGGTATGTTACTATCCTTCTTTAATTTAGGTGCTTGGGGTGCATTATACGCTTATACACCGGAACAGTATCCAACAACTATTCGCGGTACAGGTGCAGGAATGGCAGCGGCATTTGGACGTATTGGTGGTATTCTTGGACCACTATTAGTAGGGTATTTAGTTGCTTCACAAGCGTCACTATCGCTAATATTTACGATTTTCTGTGGATCAATTTTAATTGGGGCACTTGCTGTCATTATACTTGGTCAAGAAACGAAACAGAGGGAATTAGTATAA